From a region of the Hemibagrus wyckioides isolate EC202008001 linkage group LG14, SWU_Hwy_1.0, whole genome shotgun sequence genome:
- the mov10l1 gene encoding RNA helicase Mov10l1: MVSAVQFLISKLLSPLWRTVEDEEDGSYYSTGMEEIRQMRDGVVTQFCENYGLIDHSVYFTTGEVLGGVPLHVGDAVNVLAVRDGAHGGWRALRVERQMDAWEGGRASDKTDANKLRSLIGTVTSCDKDGGFINQTTYFPRSAVCEGFEPMKGDWVQAEYFISPTEWTSQARSVAPLRYQRMDRVYVSSVFGNSGVVGDSVFFTLDCLLLPAGYKPTQGDVVSVVVVESSQSLYCWRALCMAPIKKHSLNGSMAIMPEAEIQTLLENKGGLVVSEETQFGALLLGESKELIIFLHNTGSETHILKCCEFAGWDSEEQFSFGPTPCCANGDILSKPKFQQTIPANPYMPVLQAPGRGLIARHGLRVLPNFSSVPAEADDERHNNGIEVDIDEEVANNSEKNAEEAKCVRAIEKNLNILPGEKVSITVGCQAKNLGRCAELLLLHFSSFTIGRRLEVFVSSVEEELLKPCAPYCPAALLPTPAPHNPAQVVTVVAPAPPVRLVRRHLPNFLGSYPVPQALRDCVEAKTDVLVVQPALGEPLCPSNMLPRFSALLWLEELHAERELKEFSISGALLKKGAGYLHLEVPGLSEGRPNLFIGDKVVLKKPCNGGFVVEYIGYVIEISEEDVSLRVNSGFLNSYLGEPLDVEFTYNRLPMKRCHCALEQTKHFGENVLFPRSLQLQSPLWTGVWEPELSAKQEENKSTLDGDDSKENPCENNGKPSSLTMDMVSVATQTKTAAKPIPDPGKFFNCDLNPAQKEAVKRILGGECRPTPYVLFGPPGTGKTITLIEAILQVYYRVPGSRVLVCAPSNSAADLICIRLHETGYLQAASLARVNATCRIEESVPEVLRQYSHAGEDVRQAAFHRIVVSTCSSAGMFYQIGLRVGHFTHVFLDEAGQATEPEALIPLGLLFEKTGQIVLAGDPKQLGPVVKSRPAEAFGLGVSLLERLMTSPLYSLTEKGYNPLLVTKLVYNYRSHEVLLELPSRLFYGGELCVRSQRAIVDSLCHWSRLPTKGFPLIFHGVRGTEMREGSNPSWFNPGEAVQAMLYCCQLAKRLYNPIPTTDIGIIAPYKKQVEKIRMLLHRAGLTDIKVGSVEEFQGQEFLVIILSMVRSNEAIHSSDLQSVLGFLSNPKRFNVAITRPKALLIVIGNPHVLIKDPCFHALLQYAYENGAFLGCDPPISLRVADGAASTEKK, translated from the exons ATGGTCTCTGCTGTACAGTTTCTCATCTCTAAGCTGCTCTCTCCACTTTGGAGGACGgtggaggatgaagaggatggCTCTTATTACAGCACAG GTATGGAGGAGATCCGGCAGATGCGAGACGGTGTAGTGACTCAGTTCTGTGAGAATTACGGGCTGATTGACCATTCCGTGTACTTCACCACTGGAGAAGTGCTGGGAGGAGTGCCTCTGCATGTGGGTGATGCGGTTAATGTTCTGGCTGTTCGAGACGGAGCCCACGGAGGATGGAGAGCACTAAGG GTGGAGAGGCAAATGGATGCATGGGAAGGAGGCAGGGCCTCGGATAAAACAGATGCTAATAAGCTCCGGTCTCTGATTGGAACAGTAACATCATGTGATAAAGATGGTGGCTTCATAAACCAGACGACATATTTTCCCCGATCAGCCGTGTGTGAAG gTTTTGAGCCTATGAAAGGAGACTGGGTGCAGGCAGAATACTTCATTAGCCCCACAGAGTGGACCAGTCAGGCTCGAAGTGTTGCCCCGCTTCGATACCAGCGCATGGACCGA gtgTATGTGTCGAGCGTGTTTGGAAATAGTGGCGTTGTTGGAGACAGTGTGTTTTTCACTTTGGATTGTCTGCTGTTGCCTGCTGGATACAAACCCACACAAGGAGATGTAGtgagtgttgtggtggtggAGAGCAGTCAGTCGTTATATTGCTGGAGAGCTCTCTGTATGGCCCCAATTAAGAAACACAG CTTGAATGGCTCAATGGCGATCATGCCAGAGGCTGAAATCCAGACACTGCTGGAAAATAAGGGAGGACTTGTGGTCAGTGAGGAAACCCAGTTTGGCGCTTTGTTGCTGGGGGAGAGTAAAGAGCTGATCATCTTTCTTCA CAATACTGGTTCAGAGACCCATATATTGAAGTGTTGTGAATTTGCTGGCTGGGATTCAGAGGAGCAGTTTTCGTTTGGACCGACACCATGTTGTGCCAACGGTGACATTCTGTCAAAACCCAAGTTTCAACAAACTATCCCAGCCAACCCCTACATGCCCGTTCTCCAGGCCCCAGGCAGAGGCCTTATAGCAAGGCATGGTCTCCGTGTGCTGCCCAATTTTTCCTCTGTACCTGCGGAGGCAGATGATGAAAGGCATAACAATGGTATCGAGGTTGATATTGATGAAGAGGTTGCAAATAATAGCGAGAAGAATGCTGAGGAGGCAAAGTGTGTGCGAGCAATCGAGAAAAATCTGAACATTTTACCAGGAGAGAAGGTGTCCATCACTGTAGGCTGCCAGGCTAA GAACCTGGGTCGCTGTGCCGAGCTGCTGTTGCTGCACTTCTCCTCGTTTACCATCGGGCGGCGCTTGGAGGTTTTTGTCAGCAGTGTGGAAGAGGAGTTGTTGAAGCCCTGTGCCCCCTACTGTCCAGCTGCCCTGCTACCAACACCAGCACCACATAACCCTGCTCAAGTGGTCACTGTGGTGGCTCCCGCACCTCCGGTCAG ACTGGTGAGACGGCATCTACCTAATTTCCTGGGGAGCTACCCAGTGCCACAAGCCCTGAGAGATTGTGTGGAGGCCAAAACTGATGTGCTGGTAGTTCAGCCTGCTCTTGGGGAG CCATTGTGTCCATCCAATATGTTACCTCGTTTCTCTGCTCTGCTTTGGCTGGAGGAGCTGCACGCTGAGAGAGAGCTCAAAGAGTTCAGTATTAGTGGTGCGCTTCTAAAAAAGGGAGCAGGATACCTGCATCTGGAGGTGCCTGGGTTGAGTGAAGGAAGGCCCAATCTTTTCATAG GAGACAAAGTTGTTCTGAAGAAGCCATGCAACGGAGGGTTTGTTGTGGAATACATCGGCTATGTTATTGAG ATCAGCGAGGAGGATGTGAGTTTGCGGGTAAACAGCGGATTTCTGAATAGCTACTTGGGTGAGCCGCTGGATGTGGAGTTTACATACAACAG ACTGCCTATGAAAAGATGCCACTGTGCTCTGGAACAGACCAAGCACTTTGGAGAGAATG TGCTCTTCCCCAGATCTTTGCAGCTGCAGAGCCCCTTGTGGACAGGCGTTTGGGAGCCTGAACTGTCAGCCAAACAGGAGGAAAACAAATCGACCCTAGATGGTGACGAT AGTAAAGAAAATCCCTGTGAGAACAATGGGAAGCCATCTTCCCTGACTATGGACATGGTCTCTGTGGcaacacagacaaaaacag CGGCTAAGCCCATCCCAGACCCAGGCAAGTTCTTTAACTGTGATCTTAACCCCGCTCAGAAGGAGGCAGTCAAACGCATTCTCGGTGGAGAGTGTCGCCCCACTCCCTACGTGCTCTTCGGCCCCCCAGGCACAGGCAAAACCATCACACTCATAGAGGCCATACTGCAG GTGTATTACCGTGTGCCAGGGAGTCGTGTTTTGGTGTGCGCTCCTTCTAACAGTGCTGCAGATCTGATTTGTATTCGTTTGCACGAGACAGGCTACCTGCAAGCCGCCAGCCTGGCACGAGTTAACGCCACCTGCAGGATTGAGGAG TCTGTTCCTGAGGTGTTGCGACAGTACTCTCATGCAGGAGAGGATGTACGTCAGGCTGCTTTCCACCGTATTGTTGTCAGCACCTGCTCTAGCGCTGGCATGTTTTACCAGATTGGCTTACG tGTTGGCCATTTTACTCACGTGTTTCTGGACGAGGCTGGTCAAGCTACCGAGCCTGAGGCTCTGATTCCTCTTGGCCTATTGTTTGAGAAGACTGGCCAG ATAGTCCTGGCTGGAGACCCAAAGCAGTTGGGTCCAGTAGTGAAGTCGAGACCAGCGGAAGCTTTTGGACTGGGAGTGTCTTTGCTTGAAAGACTGATGACCAGCCCTCTGTATTCCCTCACTGAGAAGGGCTACAACCCattactg GTAACTAAGCTGGTGTATAACTACCGCTCCCATGAGGTCTTGCTGGAGCTACCATCTCGGCTGTTCTACGGTGGCGAGCTGTGCGTACGCTCACAGAGAGCTATCGTGGACTCCCTGTGTCACTGGAGCCGCCTTCCTACCAAGGGTTTCCCCCTCATCTTCCACGGAGTCAGG GGCACGGAGATGAGGGAAGGCTCTAACCCATCCTGGTTTAACCCTGGAGAAGCAGTGCAGGCCATGCTTTACTGTTGTCAGCTGGCGAAAAGACTCTACAACCCCATACCAACTACTGACATTGGCATCATCGCTCCTTACAAGAAACAG GTGGAAAAGATTCGAATGCTGTTGCACAGAGCTGGGCTTACTGACATTAAGGTTGGCTCAGTTGAGGAATTCCAGGGACAGGAGTTCTTGGTCATCATCCTTTCTATG GTGCGCTCCAATGAGGCGATACATAGCAGTGATCTGCAGAGTGTACTGGGCTTTCTGTCCAACCCCAAACGTTTCAACGTTGCCATCACACGACCGAAAGCTCTTCTTATCGTTATCGGCAACCCGCACGTGCTGATCAAG GACCCATGTTTTCATGCACTGCTGCAGTACGCCTATGAGAATGGGGCTTTCCTCGGCTGTGACCCTCCAATCTCCCTCAGAGTTGCTGATGG AGCTGCTTCTACAGAGAAGAAATAA
- the szl gene encoding sizzled → MALFVALFAFTLLAQIRAFDLGQSTRCVPIPRQLSVCHDVGYSEMRLPNLLGDSSLESEVVPRSEDWRSLLQTGCHPQAQTFICSLIAPVCLDTFIQPCRSLCRAVRNSCAPVLACHGHSWPEELDCDRFPAQDDMCLTPLPKHISRFSKDLPQPVCQSCPPVDELPSLKTVMEALCLTDFAVKAKLFRRRVASSEPELEVEGKVEFIQRGPLLPYDTNNLLQQWLLLNLRCAHALVKPGRAQLYLITGTMRSDGTVELAHFFPWLKKDLHIAAATRKWKHHKC, encoded by the exons ATGGCTCTCTTCGTTGCCCTGTTTGCCTTCACTCTTTTGGCCCAGATCAGGGCTTTTGACTTGGGACAATCTACCCGCTGCGTGCCCATACCTCGCcagctgagtgtgtgtcacGATGTGGGCTACTCAGAGATGCGACTACCTAACCTCCTAGGTGATAGCAGCCTGGAGAGTGAGGTGGTGCCACGCTCCGAAGACTGGCGTTCCCTGCTGCAGACAGGGTGCCACCCTCAGGCCCAGACGTTCATCTGCTCCCTTATCGCTCCTGTCTGTCTAGACAC GTTTATCCAACCTTGCCGAAGTCTGTGTAGGGCTGTGAGAAACAGCTGTGCTCCGGTCTTGGCTTGCCATGGCCACTCATGGCCTGAAGAACTGGACTGTGATCGTTTTCCCGCTCAGGACGACATGTGTCTCACCCCACTGCCCAAGCATATCAGCAGGTTCTCTAAAG ATCTACCCCAGCCTGTATGTCAGTCATGTCCTCCAGTAGATGAGCTTCCTTCTCTGAAGACAGTGATGGAGGCCCTTTGTCTTACTGACTTTG cCGTTAAAGCTAAGCTGTTCCGCCGCCGTGTGGCCTCATCGGAGCCAGAGCTCGAGGTGGAGGGAAAGGTGGAGTTCATCCAGCGAGGCCCGCTTCTGCCATACGACACCAACAACTTGCTGCAGCAATGGCTGCTGCTGAACCTGCGCTGTGCTCATGCACTGGTCAAGCCCGGGCGAGCGCAGCTCTACCTGATCACAGGCACGATGCGCTCTGATGGCACCGTGGAGCTTGCACATTTCTTCCCCTGGCTAAAGAAGGACCTGCACATAGCTGCCGCTACCCGCAAATGGAAACACCACAAGTGCTGA